From the genome of Verrucomicrobiota bacterium:
TCCAGCCAGTTTTCGAGTGAATGAATTTCGCCGCTCTGCTCCAGCATTTCCATGCGTGAGTGTTCCCGGTAAAATTCCCGGATGCGTTCCAGTCCTTCTTCAATTTGTTTCACGCCGTTGGGATAATCATCCGCCTTCAACGATTGCGTGGCGCGGGCGCGGGTGTGAATCATGAGCAGTTGCGTCTGAAACTGCTGAAGTGACCACGCAAGCTCCTCCGATTCTGCGTGAGCGCTCACAAAGGCAAACACCGCAAGATTGCGCTCCGTGTCGCGAATCACCCCGTCGTAATCCTCGAGCTGCAACAGACAAATGTAACGATGATGGTACTGTAACGCTTCCAATTGCAATTTGGCGCAGTCCTCCGCCTGAAGCACAAAGTCCTCGTCGTCGCCCTCATTCGCCGCGAGGTGCTTGTAAAGCTGCGCCTGGTAATAATCGAACAGGGAGGGATGACCAAGCGGACGTTTGCCGTCGGGCCGTCCGGTGGCGTTCATCTGCAACAAACCCATATCGACGCGCAGTTGGATTTTTTCAACACCGTCATTGCCCATGAATTTCCGGACCACGACCTGCCCGGGTTGATAATCCCACTGCGCCAGAAGGTGCGAGATGTCGAAGTTCATGGCCGCAATATGGACGCCAGTCTTCCGCAAGTCAACGCGCCGAATCGCTGGCTGCGAAAATAAATCTCGCGGGAACTCAGGGCGGACTTGAGTTGTCAGGTCGTTTCAGCGAAAAGCAACTCATGCCGTCGGTTGTCAAAGTTGCCATTCATGCGAGTCAATTCCCGGAAAACGTGCGGCGGGATTTGCTGGAATCGCTTCGCACCCGCCAGGTGAACCACAAATTCCACTACGATAGCGTCAAGCAAACGCAAAAATGGCTCGCGCTGCATCAGGCCTGCTCGCCGTCGCGCAATGATTCCGACTGCGCGGCGACTTATGACCGGAGCTTCGAAGCAGTCTCGGCTCGAATCAACCCTGCCCATGTTCACTTGATCGGGCTCGGTTGTGGTGGCGGTCAAAAGGACGCGCGGCTCCTGGAATTGCTGAAACGAAACGGCAAACGCGTCGCCT
Proteins encoded in this window:
- a CDS encoding UvrB/UvrC motif-containing protein, giving the protein MNFDISHLLAQWDYQPGQVVVRKFMGNDGVEKIQLRVDMGLLQMNATGRPDGKRPLGHPSLFDYYQAQLYKHLAANEGDDEDFVLQAEDCAKLQLEALQYHHRYICLLQLEDYDGVIRDTERNLAVFAFVSAHAESEELAWSLQQFQTQLLMIHTRARATQSLKADDYPNGVKQIEEGLERIREFYREHSRMEMLEQSGEIHSLENWLEEIHAKRPLSEREKIEKALHEAVQHEDYEKAAQMRDALRNFKVTE